Proteins co-encoded in one Octopus sinensis linkage group LG6, ASM634580v1, whole genome shotgun sequence genomic window:
- the LOC118763784 gene encoding secreted RxLR effector protein 78-like yields the protein MDQCKAFDRVDHQYLGAVLEAAGLGLDFRRWISAKYSGIKSTVQINGYLSEPFSIKRSVRQGCPLSPLLYVLALKPLLQKLEKLGGNSNEIGCAKSISAYADDITFIVSNEVQLTCVEDAIKGYEVVAGQKLTKASHLRAKSVLPRYVGK from the coding sequence ATGGACCAAtgtaaagcgtttgatagggtagaccaccaGTACCTGGGggcggtcctcgaagcggctgggctgggtCTGGACTTCCGTAGGTGGATCTCCGCCAAGTATAGCGGCATAAAATCCACCGTCCAGATTAACGGCTACCTGTCGGAGCCGTTTTCGATCAAGcgctcagttcgtcaagggtgtcccctgTCTCCGCTTCTGTACGTGTTGGCTCTTAAGCCATTGCTGCAGAAGTTAGAGAAGTTGGGAGGCAACTCTAATGAAATCGGATGCGCTAAGTCGATctctgcttatgcggatgacatAACTTTCATCGTGTCCAATGAAGTGCAACTAACATGTGTAGAGGACGCTATCAAAGGATACGAGGTGGTTGCAGGGCAAAAGTTAACAAAGGCAAGTCATCTTCGTGCTAAATCAGtactgccacgttatgttggcaaataa